A stretch of DNA from Thermanaerothrix sp.:
ACGAAGGTCCCGTTATTCTCCCTTTATCCGCAGGGCCGCGCTTCGCCGGTGGGCCTCAAGACCTTCCGCCCGGGCTATCCGCTCGGCCGCTTCATAGGCTCGAGAAACCGCCTTTCCTTCGGTGCATCGGAGGGTCGTTTGGGTTTTCAGGAAGTGCCGAACCGAAAGCCCGCCGGTAAAGCGGGCGGTTCCACCGGTCGGAAGGGTGTGGTTTATCCCCGCCGAATAGTCCCCCAACACCTCTGCGGTCATGGACCCAATGAAAAGGGATCCGTAGTTATACAGCCCTTCAATCCAGGACTCAGGATCGGACACATGGAGTTCCAGGTGCTCAGGGGCAATCAGGTTAGCTATCTCCTGGGCTTCCTCTTTGCTGGAATAGATCACCATGAGCCCCCCCTTCTGTAAGGACGCCCGGGCAATATCGGCCGTCGGGAGGGTTTGAACCTGCTCTTCTAATTCCTGGGATATCTCTTCCGCCAGTTTCTGAGAAGGAACCAGCAGTCGGGCCCGGGCATCGGGATCATGCTCTGCCTGGGCCAGGAGGTCCGCCACAACAAGAGAGATGGATGAAAGGTTCCCCTCTTTAAAAGGCTCCCCCTGGCGAAGGGGTTCCGGAGGAGTCGCCGCAGGGCCTCCCCCTCTTTTTGCGTCAGCTTTTTCTGTTCCATCCCAGATAATCAGCACATCCGTGGGGCCCGCCACAAAATCAATGCCCACCCGCCCATACAGCAGGCGTTTTGCCGCCGCCACATACTTATTCCCCGGTCCAACGATGAGATCCATCCGCGGGATATGCTCCGTTCCCCGGGCAAGGGCCGCAATAGCCTGGGCTCCACCCATGGCATACACCCCCCGGGCCCCGGCCAGGGCGGCGGCGGCCAGAATACGGCGATCCGGCAATCCATCCTTGCGGGGAGGAGAAACCACAAAAATCTCAGGGACCCCCGCCACCACCGCCGGGACAACCCCCATCAACACCGTCGATACCCTGTCTCT
This window harbors:
- a CDS encoding histidinol dehydrogenase; the protein is RDRVSTVLMGVVPAVVAGVPEIFVVSPPRKDGLPDRRILAAAALAGARGVYAMGGAQAIAALARGTEHIPRMDLIVGPGNKYVAAAKRLLYGRVGIDFVAGPTDVLIIWDGTEKADAKRGGGPAATPPEPLRQGEPFKEGNLSSISLVVADLLAQAEHDPDARARLLVPSQKLAEEISQELEEQVQTLPTADIARASLQKGGLMVIYSSKEEAQEIANLIAPEHLELHVSDPESWIEGLYNYGSLFIGSMTAEVLGDYSAGINHTLPTGGTARFTGGLSVRHFLKTQTTLRCTEGKAVSRAYEAAERIARAEGLEAHRRSAALRIKGE